Sequence from the Candidatus Acidiferrales bacterium genome:
TAGTCGCCGTGCGAGCCCCAGCGCGCTTGCATCATGTCGGCCTGGCCGGGGAGGGTCGGCAAACCGGTCGAGGGCCCCCCGCGCTGCACGTTGACGAAGACGCAGGGCGTTTCCGTCATCGCCGCCAACCCGATGTGCTCCATCATGAGCGAGAATCCCGGCCCCGAGGTTACCGTGAACGCTTTCTTTCCCGCCCAGGCGGCGCCGAGGATCGCGATCGAAGAGGCTAGCTCATCCTCCATCTGGATAAAAATGCCGCCGATCTTGGGAATGCGCGCGGCAAAGCGCTCGACAATTTCCGTCGAAGGCGTTATGGGATAGCCGGCGGCAAAACGGCAGCCGGCGGCGAGCGCGCCTTCGCAACACGCCTCGTCGCCGTCCAGGAAATGCACGCCCGTCAAAACCCCGGCAGGATCCGCCTTGGCATATGCGTTCATACCAATTCACCCGTTCCTGTCGCGGGCCATCACCTCCTGGGGCTGCGCCGCCACCTCGGCCGGCCTGGCGGGCGCTTTGATCTGCACCGCAAAAATGGCAAAGTCGGGACAGTACATCCCGCAAAGGTCGCACCCGGTGCAGTTGTCTGGGTCAATCAGCTTTGGGGGATGGTAGCCCTTGGCGTTGAACCCTTCGGAGAGAACCAGGACCTTGGGAGGACAGAACTCAACGCAGAAGCCGCAACCCTTGCATCGGTCGGCATCCAGGTAAACGACGCCGCGGACTTTCTTCGTCTTGCCCGCCAAAGACTCTTGTCGGGCTGTTCCTGAAGTGTTTTTGGCGGGCTTGCCGGTTTCGGCCTTACCCGATGGGGGAGTGCGTCTCTCTCGAGGTTCGGTGGTCATTCGTGCCCCGTGAATCCGAGCAGCAATCAAGCGGGCGTGGCAGGCCGATCCCCGCAGCGGGGATGGCAGAATGCGGAACCGGGGAAAGCAGAAAACTTAACGAGGCGCGGACGTAACCATTATACCCGCTTCGGAACGAGAAGGCATCCTGATTGGACGGAGGCGAAAAGGCGGCCCGTGGCGGCGAGTCATTCGCCCATCGTTCCCGCTCGGCACTTCGGCTCGGCGCTGCTCACG
This genomic interval carries:
- a CDS encoding 4Fe-4S binding protein; the protein is MTTEPRERRTPPSGKAETGKPAKNTSGTARQESLAGKTKKVRGVVYLDADRCKGCGFCVEFCPPKVLVLSEGFNAKGYHPPKLIDPDNCTGCDLCGMYCPDFAIFAVQIKAPARPAEVAAQPQEVMARDRNG